One Candidatus Omnitrophota bacterium genomic window carries:
- a CDS encoding TIM barrel protein produces the protein MLKLSGFGDEIAKDFEEQLREMRKMNLNYIALRNLWGVNILDLNAEQKQQAKELLRDYGMGVSEIGTPLGKVLITSSWKKEWQRYERAIEMAHYFQCPRIRIFSFYFPEGQPPEKYRTQVIKRLKEMTDRAEKEGLILLHENESNIYGDTGIRCKDLADSINSPNFKLIFDPANYVTVGTHPFTQWFEMQADHIYHLHIKDCTFEGLFTPAGQGDGEIPDLIEALAKRGFSGFATLEPHLLQGGQFFGFTGPEKFAEAAEALRGVCDKAGMPHRQVRMGVIGMGFIGMFHCGAIQEVPQAHLVAVADVKKVPNLQKAEEKFNVKSYDKPAEMLKRTDIDAVTLGTPSGLHGELTVNAAKRKKHVLTEKPIEVTLDKADKMIQACRENNVKLGVISQRRWDPGVRELKAAIDAGLLGQLILGDCFVKWFRTQEYYDSGGWRGTWKLDGGGCLMNQSVHTVDCLQWCMSDPVVSVTAQTALAAHKRIEVEDVAHALLKFKSGALGTIITSTAVYPGVEERIEVSGTKGTIMIEKNKVILREIMGEKKAEIQAAGERGSGAADAQAITNEGHVAQIKDFCQAIIEDREPFITGEEGRKPLEIILAVYESARTGKSVKLPLKK, from the coding sequence ATGTTAAAACTGAGCGGCTTCGGCGACGAGATTGCCAAAGATTTCGAAGAACAACTGCGAGAAATGCGGAAGATGAATTTGAATTATATCGCCCTGCGCAATCTTTGGGGCGTAAACATTCTCGATCTAAACGCTGAACAGAAGCAGCAGGCGAAAGAACTGTTGCGCGATTATGGGATGGGCGTTTCGGAGATCGGAACGCCGTTGGGCAAAGTGCTCATCACCAGTTCGTGGAAAAAGGAATGGCAGCGATACGAGCGGGCCATCGAGATGGCGCATTACTTCCAATGCCCGCGCATCCGCATCTTCTCCTTCTATTTTCCCGAAGGACAGCCGCCGGAAAAATACCGGACGCAGGTCATCAAGCGACTAAAAGAGATGACGGATCGCGCCGAAAAAGAAGGATTGATCCTTCTGCACGAAAACGAATCCAATATCTACGGCGATACGGGAATCCGCTGCAAAGACCTGGCCGATTCCATTAACTCGCCGAATTTCAAACTTATTTTCGATCCCGCCAATTACGTGACCGTCGGAACGCATCCTTTTACGCAGTGGTTCGAGATGCAGGCGGATCATATTTACCATCTGCATATCAAAGATTGCACTTTCGAAGGTCTATTTACGCCCGCCGGACAGGGCGACGGCGAGATTCCAGACTTGATCGAAGCGCTGGCGAAGCGCGGCTTTTCCGGTTTCGCCACACTGGAGCCGCACTTATTACAAGGCGGACAGTTCTTCGGTTTTACGGGACCGGAGAAATTCGCGGAAGCGGCGGAAGCGCTGCGCGGCGTCTGCGATAAGGCGGGGATGCCGCATCGGCAAGTGCGCATGGGCGTCATAGGCATGGGCTTCATCGGCATGTTCCACTGCGGGGCCATTCAGGAAGTTCCCCAGGCGCATCTTGTCGCCGTGGCGGATGTGAAGAAGGTACCCAATCTGCAAAAGGCGGAGGAGAAATTCAACGTCAAATCCTACGATAAGCCCGCCGAAATGTTGAAGCGGACGGATATCGACGCCGTCACGCTGGGAACGCCCAGCGGCCTGCATGGAGAGTTGACCGTTAACGCCGCCAAGCGCAAAAAGCACGTGCTGACGGAAAAACCCATCGAGGTAACGCTGGACAAGGCGGACAAGATGATCCAAGCCTGCCGCGAGAATAACGTCAAACTGGGCGTGATTTCGCAACGGCGCTGGGACCCCGGCGTGCGGGAGTTGAAAGCGGCCATCGATGCGGGCCTGTTGGGCCAGCTGATTTTGGGCGATTGCTTCGTGAAATGGTTCCGCACGCAGGAATACTACGACAGCGGCGGCTGGCGCGGAACTTGGAAACTGGACGGCGGCGGCTGCCTGATGAATCAGAGCGTGCATACGGTGGATTGCCTGCAATGGTGCATGAGCGATCCCGTCGTCAGCGTTACGGCGCAAACCGCGCTGGCGGCGCATAAGCGGATCGAGGTGGAAGACGTCGCCCACGCGCTGCTGAAATTCAAGAGCGGCGCTCTCGGAACTATCATTACTTCCACCGCCGTCTATCCCGGCGTAGAGGAGCGCATCGAAGTTTCGGGAACTAAAGGAACGATCATGATCGAAAAGAACAAAGTCATTCTGCGCGAGATCATGGGCGAGAAGAAGGCGGAGATTCAAGCGGCGGGCGAACGCGGCAGCGGCGCCGCCGACGCCCAGGCCATCACCAACGAAGGACATGTCGCTCAGATCAAGGATTTTTGCCAAGCAATTATAGAAGATCGCGAACCATTCATTACTGGCGAAGAAGGCCGCAAACCGCTAGAGATCATCCTCGCCGTCTACGAATCGGCGCGCACGGGGAAGTCGGTGAAGTTGCCGTTGAAGAAGTGA
- a CDS encoding type II secretion system protein, producing the protein MPSRSAFTLIELLIVVAIIGVLAAIAVPNFLNAMLRAKIAATENDLRLMVNAMMQYQLDNNSYHAHRDGPAQQFPLTTPVPYLNAFLPDRFQALPDMNQRAGFQYSHTYYHWIPYGTHQDLWGQPWRRWDPVLDSAHRKNAGLVDGWGPAGIRGGPRYDPSNGLVSRGGFFRLVPKGTKIHLHSNG; encoded by the coding sequence ATGCCGTCTCGTTCCGCTTTTACGTTAATCGAATTGTTGATCGTCGTCGCCATCATCGGCGTTCTCGCCGCCATCGCCGTTCCCAATTTTCTCAATGCCATGCTGCGCGCCAAGATCGCGGCGACGGAGAACGATTTGCGCTTGATGGTCAACGCCATGATGCAATATCAATTAGACAACAATTCCTATCACGCCCATCGCGACGGCCCGGCGCAGCAATTTCCGCTTACGACGCCCGTCCCCTATCTCAACGCCTTCCTTCCCGACCGCTTTCAAGCCCTGCCGGATATGAACCAGCGCGCCGGATTTCAATATTCCCATACCTATTATCATTGGATCCCTTACGGCACTCATCAGGATTTATGGGGACAGCCTTGGCGAAGATGGGATCCCGTACTCGACAGCGCGCATCGCAAAAACGCCGGTTTGGTGGATGGCTGGGGGCCGGCGGGAATCCGGGGCGGTCCGCGCTACGATCCTTCCAATGGTTTAGTCAGCCGGGGCGGCTTTTTCCGGCTCGTGCCCAAAGGAACCAAGATTCATCTCCATAGCAACGGTTAA